Proteins from one Paenibacillus amylolyticus genomic window:
- a CDS encoding DUF1641 domain-containing protein, with protein sequence MSQSPTQQEVPVTEGADVSQRQSLDVLDQLMKPEVQESLTVLVENLPKLAEMVTAMTKAYDFAQSVATDKVLISDTMSAMGEFAKPVVDKAKGVASAAIEANDRAQTEQTSVGLFAMLKMLKDPNVQQSLRFAQSFLSILNERQQQKR encoded by the coding sequence ATGTCACAATCGCCTACTCAACAAGAGGTGCCGGTTACAGAAGGTGCCGACGTTTCCCAACGCCAGTCCTTGGATGTACTGGATCAACTGATGAAGCCTGAGGTACAGGAGTCTTTAACCGTTCTGGTGGAGAACCTGCCTAAACTGGCTGAAATGGTAACTGCTATGACGAAAGCTTATGACTTTGCACAAAGTGTAGCAACAGACAAAGTTCTGATCAGCGACACAATGAGCGCAATGGGCGAGTTCGCTAAACCTGTTGTAGACAAAGCTAAAGGTGTAGCTTCTGCTGCCATCGAAGCCAATGACCGTGCGCAAACAGAGCAAACTTCAGTTGGCTTGTTCGCTATGCTGAAAATGCTTAAAGATCCAAACGTACAACAATCGCTTCGTTTTGCTCAATCTTTCTTGAGCATCCTGAACGAGCGTCAACAACAGAAACGTTAA
- a CDS encoding NAD(P)/FAD-dependent oxidoreductase translates to MSKQILILGGGYGGLLTALTARQYLSPEEATITVVNRYPTHQIITELHRLAAGSIAEQAVALPLEKLLRGKDVNLKIDTVDTIKPDEKKVLMTSGSTYSYDALVVALGSETAYFGIPGLQEYSFTLKSVSDANRIRAHVDARLDAYKKSGNKADATFVIGGGGLTGIELVGEFVDLLPAACKEKGIDFNDISLYTVEAGPSILAGFPPELVDRAKSSLEKRGVNFIVGVAITEMKENEVMLKDGSSIPTNTLVWTGGVQGNAVVANSGIEVDRGRAKVTEVLQSTSHKDVFVAGDSAVVFPSEGARPYPPTAQLAWQMGETIGHNLGVMFKGGAMESFTPVFSGTLGSLGRKDAVGMIGGNQTRLKGLPATMMKEASNIRYLAHIHGLFALAY, encoded by the coding sequence ATGTCGAAGCAAATTTTGATCTTGGGTGGAGGATACGGCGGTCTGTTGACTGCATTGACTGCACGTCAATACTTGTCTCCGGAAGAAGCGACAATTACTGTCGTGAACCGTTACCCTACACACCAAATTATCACGGAACTGCACCGTCTTGCAGCAGGAAGCATTGCTGAGCAAGCAGTGGCTCTTCCGCTCGAAAAATTGCTGCGTGGCAAAGACGTGAACCTGAAAATCGATACGGTGGATACAATCAAGCCGGACGAGAAGAAAGTTCTGATGACCAGCGGCTCCACATACTCTTACGATGCACTCGTTGTTGCCCTGGGTAGCGAAACAGCTTACTTCGGAATTCCGGGACTGCAAGAGTACAGCTTCACGCTGAAATCGGTTAGTGATGCAAACCGCATTCGTGCACACGTTGATGCACGTCTGGATGCATACAAAAAATCCGGCAACAAAGCAGACGCAACGTTTGTTATTGGTGGCGGCGGCTTGACAGGTATTGAACTTGTCGGCGAATTCGTTGATCTTCTTCCAGCTGCATGTAAAGAGAAAGGTATCGATTTCAACGATATCTCCCTGTACACGGTTGAAGCAGGTCCTTCCATCTTGGCTGGTTTCCCGCCAGAGCTGGTTGATCGTGCGAAATCCAGTCTGGAGAAACGTGGCGTTAACTTCATCGTTGGCGTGGCGATTACCGAGATGAAAGAAAATGAAGTTATGCTGAAAGACGGCAGCTCCATCCCTACCAATACCCTCGTATGGACGGGTGGCGTTCAAGGTAACGCAGTTGTTGCTAACAGCGGAATTGAAGTGGATCGCGGCCGTGCGAAAGTTACGGAAGTTCTGCAATCCACTTCTCACAAAGATGTGTTTGTTGCTGGTGACAGCGCAGTGGTCTTCCCTAGCGAAGGTGCTCGCCCTTACCCTCCAACAGCACAACTGGCTTGGCAAATGGGTGAAACCATTGGTCACAACCTGGGCGTAATGTTCAAAGGTGGCGCAATGGAATCCTTCACACCAGTATTCTCCGGTACGCTGGGAAGTCTGGGTCGTAAAGATGCTGTCGGCATGATCGGTGGCAACCAGACTCGTCTGAAAGGTCTGCCTGCAACCATGATGAAAGAAGCAAGTAACATCCGTTACCTGGCTCATATCCACGGTTTGTTCGCACTGGCTTACTAA
- a CDS encoding SDR family oxidoreductase: MNVLVIGANGQIGKLVVEQLVQEGQHKVTAMIRKPEQADALKELGADVVIGDLEGSVKDLAEAMKDHNAIVFTAGSGGSTGQDKTLLIDLDGAVKTMEAAEQQGISRYILVSAYGADQREKWSESIKPYYVAKHYADRALFASELNYTIIRPGGLKNEPGTGNIAVGTDLEPGSVPREDVARVIVASLQEEKTYRMAFDLIAGDQPVEDALGKL; the protein is encoded by the coding sequence ATGAACGTTTTAGTTATAGGAGCCAATGGACAGATCGGTAAGTTGGTAGTAGAGCAGCTTGTACAGGAAGGCCAGCATAAGGTAACGGCCATGATCCGCAAACCGGAGCAGGCAGACGCCCTGAAGGAACTTGGTGCCGATGTGGTGATCGGTGATCTGGAGGGCAGTGTGAAGGACTTGGCTGAAGCCATGAAGGATCATAATGCCATTGTGTTTACAGCAGGTTCTGGCGGATCTACGGGTCAGGACAAAACACTGCTTATTGATCTCGACGGTGCGGTGAAAACGATGGAAGCCGCAGAGCAGCAAGGCATCTCCAGATATATTCTGGTCAGTGCGTATGGCGCAGATCAACGGGAGAAATGGTCAGAGTCCATCAAGCCTTATTACGTCGCCAAACATTATGCGGATCGTGCATTGTTTGCAAGTGAGCTGAATTACACGATTATCCGCCCAGGTGGTCTGAAGAATGAACCGGGTACGGGCAACATTGCAGTAGGAACCGATCTGGAACCGGGAAGCGTCCCGCGTGAAGATGTGGCCCGTGTTATCGTGGCTTCTTTGCAGGAAGAGAAGACGTACCGGATGGCCTTTGATCTGATTGCAGGGGATCAGCCTGTTGAAGATGCCTTGGGCAAACTGTAG
- a CDS encoding response regulator transcription factor translates to MNEAVLVIEDEPKIARLLELELQYEGYQVGKAGSGTEGLEKYGEGQWDLILLDVMLPGLSGIEVLRRIRAKDATVPIIMLTAKDSVEDKVSGLDLGANDYITKPFQIEELLARVRAALRLSAVASAVPSVSSSTPADTGNDSSGHKDEADAGWLTAAGLKLNEGTREVSRDGVSIELTPREFDLLVYLLQNQRQVLSRDQIVQAVWGYDYYGDTNVVDVYIRYVRKKVDNGFTPPLIHTVRGVGYVLKEQS, encoded by the coding sequence ATGAACGAAGCCGTGCTGGTCATAGAGGATGAGCCCAAAATAGCACGTCTGCTTGAACTGGAATTACAGTATGAGGGATATCAGGTAGGCAAGGCGGGGAGTGGAACAGAAGGACTGGAGAAGTATGGGGAAGGTCAGTGGGATCTGATTCTGCTTGATGTGATGCTGCCTGGTCTGAGTGGAATTGAAGTGTTGCGCCGAATTCGAGCCAAAGATGCTACAGTTCCGATTATTATGCTCACCGCTAAAGATTCCGTAGAAGACAAAGTGTCCGGCCTGGATCTCGGAGCCAATGACTACATCACCAAGCCATTCCAGATTGAAGAACTGCTTGCCCGAGTTCGGGCCGCATTGCGGCTTAGTGCCGTGGCATCTGCTGTTCCTTCCGTTTCTTCGTCTACACCTGCTGATACAGGTAATGACTCGTCTGGGCATAAGGATGAAGCTGATGCAGGCTGGTTGACGGCTGCCGGGTTGAAACTGAATGAAGGAACACGAGAGGTATCGCGAGATGGTGTGTCTATTGAACTTACTCCACGTGAGTTCGACCTGCTGGTGTATCTGCTTCAGAATCAACGTCAGGTGCTCAGTCGTGACCAGATTGTACAGGCTGTGTGGGGATACGATTATTATGGAGATACCAATGTGGTGGATGTGTACATCCGTTATGTGCGCAAAAAAGTGGATAACGGATTCACACCGCCCTTAATACATACCGTACGGGGCGTAGGATACGTCCTGAAGGAACAGTCATGA
- a CDS encoding ATP-binding protein: MSLRSKIYGYSSVLFAVLLIAVNLSVYIVFERMSIDNEVNRVEAEAESIVEGVRQSAGSIPPDDLLRAYAPVNGMLRIVNEDGTSSPVTTTAASEQLSKLPYKYESEKKSEYTQVEQIGYVWVSVPVIWPDGEVVNVQVTESIAETENRLAVLRTVLVAVTIIALIPAIISSRILANRMTRPIQQMTRTMSDIQSSGQFKRLPLEEGSKDELKTMGQTFNRMMDLLESNFERQERFVSDASHELKTPLTIIESYASLLQRRGKERPEVFDEAVEAILSESVRMREMTEQLLLLAKQPEQWNVQLERVDITRLATESTRAFREAYHREVRCEDPGPIWAISDESKLKQLLFILLDNARKYSEDAIEVKLKTKGQECRIHIVDTGIGMREDELEKVFDRFYRVDPARTRSLGASGSGLGLSLAKELAGAVGARIELTSTEGEGTEASIILPLSVQNGPLS, from the coding sequence ATGAGTCTGCGCAGTAAAATCTACGGTTATTCGTCTGTATTGTTTGCTGTGCTGTTAATTGCGGTCAACCTGTCCGTCTATATCGTGTTTGAACGGATGTCCATAGATAACGAGGTTAATCGGGTGGAAGCGGAAGCGGAGTCTATTGTCGAAGGAGTGCGTCAGTCTGCCGGCTCCATTCCGCCGGATGACTTGCTGCGGGCCTACGCGCCTGTGAACGGCATGCTTCGGATCGTCAATGAGGACGGCACCAGTTCCCCGGTGACGACAACAGCAGCTTCCGAGCAGCTAAGCAAGCTGCCCTATAAGTACGAAAGTGAGAAGAAATCAGAGTATACCCAAGTTGAACAGATTGGATATGTGTGGGTTTCAGTCCCGGTCATCTGGCCTGATGGTGAGGTGGTGAACGTGCAGGTCACCGAGAGCATTGCAGAGACGGAGAATCGTTTGGCTGTGCTTCGTACCGTGCTTGTGGCAGTCACGATTATTGCTCTCATTCCAGCGATTATCTCCAGCCGGATTCTGGCGAACCGGATGACCAGACCGATTCAGCAGATGACACGCACGATGAGTGACATTCAGTCCAGCGGTCAATTCAAGCGTCTTCCACTGGAGGAAGGATCGAAGGATGAACTGAAAACGATGGGACAGACGTTTAACCGGATGATGGATCTGCTTGAATCCAACTTTGAACGACAGGAGCGATTCGTATCCGATGCATCCCATGAGCTCAAAACACCGCTGACCATTATTGAAAGCTATGCCAGTCTGCTACAGCGGCGAGGGAAAGAGCGTCCCGAGGTATTTGATGAAGCGGTGGAAGCGATTCTGTCCGAATCGGTTCGCATGCGGGAGATGACCGAGCAGCTGCTGCTGCTTGCGAAGCAGCCAGAGCAGTGGAATGTACAACTGGAGCGTGTGGACATTACGAGACTGGCAACCGAATCCACACGTGCGTTTCGCGAAGCCTATCACCGCGAAGTTCGGTGTGAAGATCCGGGTCCAATCTGGGCGATCAGCGATGAGAGCAAGCTGAAGCAGTTGTTGTTTATTTTGCTGGATAATGCCCGGAAGTATAGTGAAGATGCCATTGAAGTGAAGCTGAAAACCAAGGGACAAGAGTGCCGTATTCACATTGTGGATACCGGGATTGGTATGCGGGAGGATGAGTTGGAGAAGGTGTTTGACCGATTCTACCGGGTTGATCCAGCCAGAACACGCAGCTTGGGCGCAAGTGGCTCAGGTCTGGGATTGTCGCTTGCCAAAGAACTTGCAGGTGCAGTTGGGGCACGAATCGAACTGACCAGTACCGAGGGTGAAGGCACCGAGGCTTCGATTATTTTGCCACTATCGGTTCAGAACGGACCGCTCTCATGA
- a CDS encoding PepSY domain-containing protein, producing MTEHEQRPPEMKRHEQGNSGWAKSRRSLWWGSGLLIVLIVAAVAWWKPWQSTGTVLTADAAAQSVLDQYPGEIVNSTLKDGTYIMQLRSETGLYDVQVDAVTATVNSIKRLESNPQAEEKTLWSREQIKTAFLKQQTDKQLVSLELVEQQGSPVYTAVVKAKDNSREELTIDPYTGETISSKTIAAPTTEPTKDDPKPQFLNEKQAKQKALVEVPGEVDDIELRGTNSGNPYYLVEIDLEDGREAIVQVNAISGAIRSVTWDEDDD from the coding sequence ATGACAGAGCATGAGCAGCGACCACCGGAAATGAAACGGCATGAGCAGGGGAATAGTGGTTGGGCGAAATCGCGAAGATCACTTTGGTGGGGTTCGGGGCTTCTCATTGTGCTGATTGTGGCAGCCGTTGCTTGGTGGAAGCCATGGCAATCAACTGGTACGGTACTTACGGCAGATGCGGCAGCCCAATCGGTGCTGGATCAATATCCAGGAGAGATTGTGAATTCCACGTTGAAAGACGGGACGTATATCATGCAGCTCCGTTCGGAGACCGGACTGTATGATGTGCAAGTGGATGCCGTTACGGCTACTGTGAATTCCATCAAACGACTGGAGTCGAACCCGCAAGCGGAAGAGAAGACGTTATGGAGCCGGGAGCAGATCAAGACCGCGTTCTTAAAACAACAAACGGATAAGCAATTGGTCTCGCTTGAACTTGTGGAACAACAAGGCAGTCCGGTATACACAGCGGTCGTGAAGGCAAAGGATAACAGCCGTGAAGAACTCACGATTGATCCATATACGGGAGAGACGATATCTTCCAAAACTATCGCAGCGCCGACAACTGAACCAACCAAGGATGATCCCAAACCCCAGTTTCTGAACGAGAAACAAGCCAAACAGAAGGCACTTGTGGAGGTCCCGGGGGAAGTGGACGACATTGAACTGCGTGGAACCAACAGCGGGAATCCATATTATCTGGTTGAAATTGATCTGGAGGATGGCCGGGAGGCTATTGTGCAGGTGAATGCCATCTCGGGAGCCATTCGTTCCGTAACCTGGGATGAGGATGATGATTAA